Proteins encoded in a region of the Perca fluviatilis chromosome 6, GENO_Pfluv_1.0, whole genome shotgun sequence genome:
- the dimt1l gene encoding probable dimethyladenosine transferase yields MPKVKAEKKSRQHQEVKNQGIMFNTGMGQHILKNPLIVNGIIEKAALRPTDVVLEVGPGTGNMTVKLLEKAKKVVACELDCRLVAELQKRVQCTPMQTKLQILVGDVLKTDLPFFDVCVANLPYQISSPFVFKLLLHRPFFRCAVLMFQREFAMRLVAKPGDKLFCRLSINAQLLARVDHLMKVGKNNFRPPPKVESSVVRIEPKNPPPPVNFQEWDGLVRIAFVRKNKTLNAAFKSTAVEQLLEKNYRIHCSVHNVEIPADFSISKKIESVLQEAEFSEKRARSMDIDDFMVLLHAFNSAGIHFS; encoded by the exons ATGCCGAAGGTCAAGGCGGAGAAGAAAAGCAGGCAGCACCAAGAGGTCAAAAACCAAG GCATCATGTTTAACACCGGCATGGGTCAGCACATCCTGAAGAATCCATTGATCGTCAATGGGATCATTGAGAAG gctGCGCTGAGGCCGACAGACGTGGTTCTGGAGGTGGGACCTGGTACTGGTAACATGACCGTGAAATTGCTGGAAAAAGCCAAGAAG GTGGTGGCCTGTGAGTTGGACTGCAGATTAGTGGCTGAACTTCAAAAAAGAGTACAGTGCAC ACCCATGCAGACCAAACTTCAAATATTAGTCGGAGATGTACTAAAAACAGATTTGCCTTTCTTCGACGTCTGTGTGGCTAATTTACCTTACCAG ATTTCGTCACCGTTTGTCTTCAAGCTCCTGCTACATCGACCTTTCTTCAG GTGCGCCGTGTTGATGTTCCAGAGAGAGTTTGCCATGCGACTTGTTGCCAAACCTGGAGACAAGCTGTTCTGCAGACTGTCCATAAACGCACAACTACTGGCTCGCGTCGACCACCTGATGAAG GTAGGGAAGAACAATTTCCGTCCTCCTCCAAAAGTGGAGTCAAGTGTTGTCAGGATAGAGCCGAaaaatcctcctcctccagTTAACTTCCAG GAGTGGGATGGCCTGGTCAGAATAGCCTTTGTAAGGAAAAACAAAACCCTCAATGCAGCTTTCAA GTCCACTGCGGTAGAACAGCTGCTGGAAAAGAACTACAGAATTCACTGCTCTGTACATAATGTG GAAATCCCAGCAGACTTCAGCATCAGCAAGAAGATCGAGAGTGTTTTGCAGGAGGCTGAATTCAGTGAGAAGAGAGCCAGGTCCATGGACATTGATGACTTCATGGT GCTGCTTCATGCATTCAACTCTGCAGGGATCCACTTTTCTTAG
- the cenph gene encoding centromere protein H, with amino-acid sequence MDPSDNMGNLNHMVEAVALNNGPAPDSSTGQKDALPQDMLRIKQQMSNQCFEMAVQLQAGKSKRSCSTSEAEKDLPDYVNEMERVKTINFNSTLTLHRMQMWHAIGEKLKQNDSEAVALKAVNDRCMALCSQIKQLQQESRDLQDEITEIQKKRLEMKRLTHEKMKEMEELMSKKEHPDTEKYKVVLEKGQANLEKYKKMVIMAQNVLRGILLACKVNWLDDPKLRDIAMTLEDFPISD; translated from the exons ATGGACCCATCTGACAACATGGGGAACCTCAACCACATGGTGGAGGCTGTGGCACTGAATAATGGTCCTGCTCCCGACAGCTCCACCGGACAGAAAGATGCCTTGCCTCAAGACATGCTGAG AATAAAACAACAGATGTCCAACCAGTGCTTTGAGATGGCAGTACAGCTCCAAGCAG GAAAAAGTAAGAGATCATGCAGCACATCTGAAGCTGAGAAAGACTT GCCAGATTATGTCAATGAGATGGAAAGAGTCAAGACAATTAATTTTAACAGCACATTGACACTGCACAG AATGCAGATGTGGCATGCTATTGGAGAAAAACTGAAACAGAATGATTCAGAGGCAGT tGCCCTGAAAGCTGTGAATGATCGCTGCATGGCTCTTTGTTCACAAATAAAACAACTTCAGCAA GAGTCCAGAGATCTTCAAGATGAAATCACAGAAATACAGAAGAAGAGGCTTG AGATGAAGCGGCTCACAcatgagaaaatgaaagagatGGAGGAGCTGATGTCCAAGAAAGAGCACCCGGATACAGAGAAGTACAAAGTTGTGTTGGAGAAAGGCCAGGCCAACCTGGAGAAGTACAAAAAGATGGTCATCATGGCACAGAACGTCCTCAGG GGCATCCTCTTGGCCTGTAAAGTCAACTGGCTGGATGATCCCAAACTTCGAGACATCGCCATGACGCTGGAGGATTTCCCCATCTCTGACTGA
- the LOC120560760 gene encoding betaine--homocysteine S-methyltransferase 1-like, with protein sequence MDSKEKRRGILERLNAGEVVVGDGGYVMQLERRGYVKAGHWTPEAAVEHPEAVRQLHREFLRAGANVIQTFTFYCSEDKLEISGNVTNITGAQINEAACDLAREVANEGDALVAGCVSKTPCYVKSHSENEVKAIFKKQMDDFLKKDIDFFIVEFVDHVEEAVWAVEVLKTSGKPVGATLCISPHGDMHGVPPGQCAVSLVKAGADIVGVNCHLDPLTCVQTVKLMKAGLEKAGLKAHLMIQPLGFHTPECNIGGYTSLPEYPFALETRAITRWDIHKYAREAYNAGIRYIGGCCGFEPYHIRAIAEEVAAERGFLPPASEKHGLWGAALEMHTKPWVRARARREYWENLLPASGRPKCPSMATPADDYEKQLETKIQM encoded by the exons ATGGACAGCAAGGAGAAGAGAAGG GGTATCCTGGAGCGACTAAATGCTGGGGAGGTGGTTGTAGGAGATGGAGGTTATGTGATGCAGCTAGAGCGACGTGGCTATGTGAAGGCTGGACACTGGACACCTGAGGCCGCTGTTGAACATCCTGAAGCAG TTCGGCAGCTGCACAGGGAGTTCCTGAGAGCAGGAGCCAATGTGATTCAGACATTCACCTTCTACTGCAGTGAGGATAAACTGGAGATCAGTGGCAATGTCACCAACATCACC GGGGCCCAGATCAATGAGGCAGCCTGTGACCTGGCCAGGGAGGTAGCCAATGAGGGTGATGCATTGGTCGCTGGGTGTGTGTCTAAGACTCCCTGTTATGTGAAGAGTCACAGTGAGAATGAGGTCAAGGCCATCTTTAAGAAACAGATGGATGACTTCCTCAAGAAGGACATTGATTTCTTTATAGTGGAG TTTGTTGATCATGTGGAAGAGGCAGTGTGGGCAGTGGAGGTGCTTAAGACCAGCGGTAAACCAGTGGGTGCAACACTGTGCATCTCCCCTCACGGAGACATGCACGGAGTCCCACCTGGACAGTGTGCAGTCAGTCTGGTCAAAGCTG GAGCTGACATTGTTGGAGTAAATTGCCACTTGGACCCTCTGACATGCGTTCAAACAGTGAAGTTGATGAAAGCGGGATTAGAGAAAGCTGGTCTCAAAGCCCATCTCATGATCCAGCCGCTGGGCTTTCACACACCTGAGTGCAACATAGGCGGATACACCAGCCTACCCGAATACCCCTTCG CATTGGAGACCAGAGCAATAACCCGCTGGGACATCCATAAGTATGCCAGAGAGGCGTACAATGCTGGAATTCGCTACATTGGTGGCTGCTGTGGATTTGAGCCCTACCATATCAGAGCTATAGCAGAAGAAGTGGCTGCAGAGAGAGGATTCCTCCCACCAGCTTCAGAGAAGCACGGACTCtggggagctgctctggagatgCACACTAAACCCTGGGTCAGAGCCAG GGCTCGTCGGGAGTACTGGGAAAACCTTTTGCCTGCTTCTGGACGTCCCAAATGCCCTTCCATGGCCACACCAGCCGATGATTATGAAAAACAGCttgaaacaaaaatacaaatgtga